The Zingiber officinale cultivar Zhangliang chromosome 9A, Zo_v1.1, whole genome shotgun sequence genome window below encodes:
- the LOC122020379 gene encoding homeobox protein knotted-1-like 13 isoform X1: MAFQNHLSDELVMPQYVEQKLAAGTPAMLRKAIDQFTAAQNSAGASSSEEEDGTGDGNDFHRLMDGVGKPALAGGSGPTWLNSAILQQHGHGSFLHLQTAPEADPLPGWRGGGEGYWFPWPPILRSSGGEEGEEVPVSSDSIVAAAMSSGGGEGSGLREIGEPEARGNGGATAEGTWQNARCKAEILAHPLYEQLLSAHVSCLRIATPVDQLQRIDGQLALSQQVVSKYSALGGGQMIGDNRELDQFMTHYVLLLSSFREQLQQHVRVHAMEAVMTCWELEQSLQSLTGVSPGEGTGATMSDDEDDQEDGDTNLLDGSLDGPVYSMGFGSLVPTETERSLMERVRQELKHELKQGYKGKIVDIREEILRKRKAGRLPGDSTSTMKAWWQSHSKWPYPTEDDKTRLVQETGLQLKQINNWFINQRKRNWHSTNPSSSSTLKTKRKRFAINYY, from the exons ATGGCGTTCCAAAACCACCTCTCCGACGAGCTGGTGATGCCGCAGTACGTGGAGCAGAAGCTGGCGGCGGGCACCCCTGCGATGCTGAGGAAAGCCATCGACCAGTTCACTGCGGCTCAAAATTCCGCCGGCGCCTCATCGAGCGAGGAGGAAGACGGTACCGGGGACGGAAATGATTTCCACCGCCTAATGGATGGCGTCGGGAAGCCTGCCTTAGCCGGCGGGAGCGGCCCGACTTGGCTCAATAGCGCAATTCTCCAGCAACATGGACATGGGAGCTTCTTGCATCTCCAGACCGCTCCTGAGGCGGATCCTTTGCCAGGATGGCGCGGAGGGGGCGAGGGGTACTGGTTCCCCTGGCCGCCAATCCTGCGAAGCAGCGGGGGAGAGGAGGGGGAGGAAGTTCCGGTGTCGAGCGACTCCATCGTGGCAGCGGCGATGTCTTCGGGCGGCGGAGAAGGGAGCGGCTTGCGCGAGATCGGCGAGCCTGAGGCGAGGGGGAACGGCGGCGCCACCGCGGAGGGGACGTGGCAGAATGCGAGGTGCAAGGCGGAGATATTGGCGCACCCCTTGTACGAGCAGCTTTTGTCGGCACACGTCTCTTGCCTGAGGATCGCCACGCCGGTGGACCAGCTGCAGAGGATCGATGGCCAGCTCGCGCTGTCGCAGCAGGTTGTGTCCAAGTACTCGGCGCTCGGCGGTGGCCAGATGATAGGAGACAACAGGGAGCTCGATCAATTTAtg ACACATTACGTCTTGCTGCTTAGTTCCTTCAGAGAACAACTACAACAACATGTCCGTGTTCATGCTATGGAGGCAGTGATGACTTGTTGGGAGCTTGAACAATCACTTCAAAGCCTCACAG GAGTCTCTCCTGGTGAAGGCACAGGAGCAACTATGTCCGATGATGAGGATGACCAAGAAGACGGTGACACAAACTTGCTCGATGGAAGCTTGGACGGACCAGTGTACAGCATGGGCTTTGGCTCCCTTGTTCCGACAGAGACCGAGCGATCCTTGATGGAACGTGTCAGGCAAGAGCTTAAGCATGAGCTAAAACAG GGTTACAAAGGCAAGATCGTAGACATTAGAGAAGAAATTCTTCGTAAGCGAAAAGCCGGTAGACTCCCCGGGGACAGCACTTCCACAATGAAGGCCTGGTGGCAATCACACTCCAAGTGGCCTTACCCAACG GAGGATGACAAGACACGACTGGTGCAAGAAACAGGGTTACAGTTAAAGCAGATCAATAACTGGTTCATCAACCAGAGAAAAAGGAATTGGCACAGTACTAATCCATCGTCGTCGAGCACCCTAAAAACCAAGCGTAAAAGGTTTGCGATTAATTACTACTAA
- the LOC122020379 gene encoding homeobox protein knotted-1-like 13 isoform X3, producing MAFQNHLSDELVMPQYVEQKLAAGTPAMLRKAIDQFTAAQNSAGASSSEEEDGTGDGNDFHRLMDGVGKPALAGGSGPTWLNSAILQQHGHGSFLHLQTAPEADPLPGWRGGGEGYWFPWPPILRSSGGEEGEEVPVSSDSIVAAAMSSGGGEGSGLREIGEPEARGNGGATAEGTWQNARCKAEILAHPLYEQLLSAHVSCLRIATPVDQLQRIDGQLALSQQVVSKYSALGGGQMIGDNRELDQFMTHYVLLLSSFREQLQQHVRVHAMEAVMTCWELEQSLQSLTGVSPGEGTGATMSDDEDDQEDGDTNLLDGSLDGPVYSMGFGSLVPTETERSLMERVRQELKHELKQGYKGKIVDIREEILRKRKAGRLPGDSTSTMKAWWQSHSKWPYPTEDDKTRLVQETGLQLKQINNWFINQRKRNWHSTNPSSSSTLKTKRKR from the exons ATGGCGTTCCAAAACCACCTCTCCGACGAGCTGGTGATGCCGCAGTACGTGGAGCAGAAGCTGGCGGCGGGCACCCCTGCGATGCTGAGGAAAGCCATCGACCAGTTCACTGCGGCTCAAAATTCCGCCGGCGCCTCATCGAGCGAGGAGGAAGACGGTACCGGGGACGGAAATGATTTCCACCGCCTAATGGATGGCGTCGGGAAGCCTGCCTTAGCCGGCGGGAGCGGCCCGACTTGGCTCAATAGCGCAATTCTCCAGCAACATGGACATGGGAGCTTCTTGCATCTCCAGACCGCTCCTGAGGCGGATCCTTTGCCAGGATGGCGCGGAGGGGGCGAGGGGTACTGGTTCCCCTGGCCGCCAATCCTGCGAAGCAGCGGGGGAGAGGAGGGGGAGGAAGTTCCGGTGTCGAGCGACTCCATCGTGGCAGCGGCGATGTCTTCGGGCGGCGGAGAAGGGAGCGGCTTGCGCGAGATCGGCGAGCCTGAGGCGAGGGGGAACGGCGGCGCCACCGCGGAGGGGACGTGGCAGAATGCGAGGTGCAAGGCGGAGATATTGGCGCACCCCTTGTACGAGCAGCTTTTGTCGGCACACGTCTCTTGCCTGAGGATCGCCACGCCGGTGGACCAGCTGCAGAGGATCGATGGCCAGCTCGCGCTGTCGCAGCAGGTTGTGTCCAAGTACTCGGCGCTCGGCGGTGGCCAGATGATAGGAGACAACAGGGAGCTCGATCAATTTAtg ACACATTACGTCTTGCTGCTTAGTTCCTTCAGAGAACAACTACAACAACATGTCCGTGTTCATGCTATGGAGGCAGTGATGACTTGTTGGGAGCTTGAACAATCACTTCAAAGCCTCACAG GAGTCTCTCCTGGTGAAGGCACAGGAGCAACTATGTCCGATGATGAGGATGACCAAGAAGACGGTGACACAAACTTGCTCGATGGAAGCTTGGACGGACCAGTGTACAGCATGGGCTTTGGCTCCCTTGTTCCGACAGAGACCGAGCGATCCTTGATGGAACGTGTCAGGCAAGAGCTTAAGCATGAGCTAAAACAG GGTTACAAAGGCAAGATCGTAGACATTAGAGAAGAAATTCTTCGTAAGCGAAAAGCCGGTAGACTCCCCGGGGACAGCACTTCCACAATGAAGGCCTGGTGGCAATCACACTCCAAGTGGCCTTACCCAACG GAGGATGACAAGACACGACTGGTGCAAGAAACAGGGTTACAGTTAAAGCAGATCAATAACTGGTTCATCAACCAGAGAAAAAGGAATTGGCACAGTACTAATCCATCGTCGTCGAGCACCCTAAAAACCAAGCGTAAAAG GTAG
- the LOC122020379 gene encoding homeobox protein knotted-1-like 13 isoform X2, with the protein MAFQNHLSDELVMPQYVEQKLAAGTPAMLRKAIDQFTAAQNSAGASSSEEEDGTGDGNDFHRLMDGVGKPALAGGSGPTWLNSAILQQHGHGSFLHLQTAPEADPLPGWRGGGEGYWFPWPPILRSSGGEEGEEVPVSSDSIVAAAMSSGGGEGSGLREIGEPEARGNGGATAEGTWQNARCKAEILAHPLYEQLLSAHVSCLRIATPVDQLQRIDGQLALSQQVVSKYSALGGGQMIGDNRELDQFMTHYVLLLSSFREQLQQHVRVHAMEAVMTCWELEQSLQSLTAGVSPGEGTGATMSDDEDDQEDGDTNLLDGSLDGPVYSMGFGSLVPTETERSLMERVRQELKHELKQGYKGKIVDIREEILRKRKAGRLPGDSTSTMKAWWQSHSKWPYPTEDDKTRLVQETGLQLKQINNWFINQRKRNWHSTNPSSSSTLKTKRKR; encoded by the exons ATGGCGTTCCAAAACCACCTCTCCGACGAGCTGGTGATGCCGCAGTACGTGGAGCAGAAGCTGGCGGCGGGCACCCCTGCGATGCTGAGGAAAGCCATCGACCAGTTCACTGCGGCTCAAAATTCCGCCGGCGCCTCATCGAGCGAGGAGGAAGACGGTACCGGGGACGGAAATGATTTCCACCGCCTAATGGATGGCGTCGGGAAGCCTGCCTTAGCCGGCGGGAGCGGCCCGACTTGGCTCAATAGCGCAATTCTCCAGCAACATGGACATGGGAGCTTCTTGCATCTCCAGACCGCTCCTGAGGCGGATCCTTTGCCAGGATGGCGCGGAGGGGGCGAGGGGTACTGGTTCCCCTGGCCGCCAATCCTGCGAAGCAGCGGGGGAGAGGAGGGGGAGGAAGTTCCGGTGTCGAGCGACTCCATCGTGGCAGCGGCGATGTCTTCGGGCGGCGGAGAAGGGAGCGGCTTGCGCGAGATCGGCGAGCCTGAGGCGAGGGGGAACGGCGGCGCCACCGCGGAGGGGACGTGGCAGAATGCGAGGTGCAAGGCGGAGATATTGGCGCACCCCTTGTACGAGCAGCTTTTGTCGGCACACGTCTCTTGCCTGAGGATCGCCACGCCGGTGGACCAGCTGCAGAGGATCGATGGCCAGCTCGCGCTGTCGCAGCAGGTTGTGTCCAAGTACTCGGCGCTCGGCGGTGGCCAGATGATAGGAGACAACAGGGAGCTCGATCAATTTAtg ACACATTACGTCTTGCTGCTTAGTTCCTTCAGAGAACAACTACAACAACATGTCCGTGTTCATGCTATGGAGGCAGTGATGACTTGTTGGGAGCTTGAACAATCACTTCAAAGCCTCACAG CAGGAGTCTCTCCTGGTGAAGGCACAGGAGCAACTATGTCCGATGATGAGGATGACCAAGAAGACGGTGACACAAACTTGCTCGATGGAAGCTTGGACGGACCAGTGTACAGCATGGGCTTTGGCTCCCTTGTTCCGACAGAGACCGAGCGATCCTTGATGGAACGTGTCAGGCAAGAGCTTAAGCATGAGCTAAAACAG GGTTACAAAGGCAAGATCGTAGACATTAGAGAAGAAATTCTTCGTAAGCGAAAAGCCGGTAGACTCCCCGGGGACAGCACTTCCACAATGAAGGCCTGGTGGCAATCACACTCCAAGTGGCCTTACCCAACG GAGGATGACAAGACACGACTGGTGCAAGAAACAGGGTTACAGTTAAAGCAGATCAATAACTGGTTCATCAACCAGAGAAAAAGGAATTGGCACAGTACTAATCCATCGTCGTCGAGCACCCTAAAAACCAAGCGTAAAAG GTAG